TGTTCCCGTAGTTTTTAATATTGATGCCGATGCTGTTGATAGAATTAAAAATGAGAAATTAAAAGGTATTGGATTTGAAAGCAGATATTTAAGGCAGTATCCGGAGGGCAGACTTCTTGCACACATTCTTGGAATAATAGGATCTGATGGAAATGGGCTTGAAGGTATCGAGAAAACCTGCAATGAGTCTTTGTCTGGAGACAATATTATGACTAGAGCGATAAGAGATGGGCGTGGGTGCATAATACAGGATGAATTTATCGATAAAACAAGAATATGCGGACGAAATGTTAAACTCAATATAGACAGGACCCTGCAGTTTATAGCTGAACAGGAACTTCGGAGAGCTTTTGAGAAGTATAAAGCAAAAAAGGCGATATGCATAATTCAAAATCCTAAAACCGGAAAAATTCTTGCAATGGTTTCTCTGCCTGATTTTAATTCTTCAGATAAAATTAAAGATTTAGGAATTTTAAGAAATTCAGCCATAAGCGATATTTATGAGCCAGGATCGACTTTTAAAATTGTTGCCGTTGCTGCGGCTTTAGAGCTGGGGAAAGTAAAATTTACGGATAGTTTTTATTTGGAAGACGGAAAATATAAAATTGCTGGACATACTATAAAAGATGACCACAAAATTAAAGGCAACGCATCTTTAAGTGGAATTATGGAACAATCATCAAATATAGGTATGATAAAAATTGCGCAAAAACTTGGAAGCGGAAACTTTTACGGATACATAAGAAAATTCGGTTTTTACTCTTTAACTGGCGTTGATTTGCCGGGAGAGGCAAGAGGTCTTTTAAAAGATGTTAAAAACTGGAATGCTTTATCTTTACCTGCGATTTCTTTTGGACAGGGCATAGGAGTTACGGGGCTTCAGATGATAAACGCTTTTTCTGCGATTGCAAATGACGGAGTGTTAATGAAACCGCTTGTAATAGAAAATATAGGAAAAGCTGATGCTGATACTAAAGCGGCATCGACTGAAAGTGCGATAGCTATGCATGCGATGGGGACTAAGGAAAAGACTGGTAACGGAATGGCAGAGGGTGTTTTTGAACCAAAAGAAATAAGAAGAGTTGTTTCCATTGAGACTGCCCGCAGGGTAAAAAAACTTTTAAAAAGTGTCGTGGAGTTCGGAACCGGCAGAAGCGCAAAAATTTCGGGGTATACCGTAGGCGGAAAAACCGGTACGGCGCAGAAAGTTGATCCTGTATTAAAAACTTATTCTGCAAAATATTATACTGTTTCATTTTGCGGTATGGTGCCTGCTATGGAACCAGAAATTGTCATACTTGTTATTATTGACGAACCTAAAGGTAGCAGTTATTATGCGGCTTCGGTTGCATCTCCTGTTTTTGCAAACATTGCCAAAAGAGTGGCGGAGTATTTGGGCATTAAAAAAGATGATAAGAATGAGTCGTCATTTTAGATATGAACGGGCAGTCTGTTTGCCTGCGTGTCTGGTTGCTGTTTTTCTGAATAGAACGTGCTTTCAAAGTAAGAATTCTAGAGATATCCTTACTTTTCTACTATAAATTTTATATATTGGTTAAGAAAACAATAATATTGCCGCATCGCAAAGAGCTGATATATTGGAATATAAAAGGGATATGGTAGCAAGAGGTCATAATCCGTCGACGATTGCGGTTATCTTAATTTCAGTAAAACTGTTTATCAGATAAGGGAAAATATGCTAATGTTGCTGACTATGTTAAAGCTTCGAAACAAGATAAGGGACATAAAAAGGATTATTTGGCAACTGAATATATACAGATAATCTTAAACAAGATAGACCTCAATGCGATGACGGAAAAAGAAATTATGCATTAATGTTGCTTGCATTAACGGGCGGATTATGTACGATAGAAATAAGTCGTACAGACGTTGTAGGCATAAGAATAATTGGAAATTCTGAAGTATTATGTATATACAAGGAAAAGATAAAGCTAAAAAGAATGATTATATTAAGATTACCGTAAAAACAGCTGAAGCAATAAGAGAATATTTAACGGTGAGGAATGTATATAAGATCTTTGCCAGTCCATTATTTGTAAGTCATTTAACCCACAACACCGAAAGCAAAATGACCTGGAAGCATAAGTAGAATTATCAAAGAAAGAATAATAGACGCAGGATTTAATAGCGACGAGCGATTGAGACGACGCACAACTATAACATTAAGTCTTATGAATGGCTCGACGTTGCAAGAGGGTAAGGCATTCAAGCACAAAGAAAAGATATATGCACACAATTTAGACAAGTTTGCAAGCACTTGGAAGTAAGTATTGAACAGACAATATTTGCTTGCAAGTGGGACTGGGGGGGGATGAGGAGGTAATAATAGGAATAACGTCTAGAGCAGTGTGTGTAGGAGCGATATATGTTTTATTTGTGAAAAAGAAAGAAACGAAATGAACGTAAAATTTATAGGTTTGTTTTTTGGGAATAGTTGGTTGTTTAAAAAATATTGTATGTTTATTGAAAATTATAAATGAGGATTTAAGAGAGTAGTAATGAAACTGAAAAAAGGACGTCCAGTATTGAGTAAGAATAGAGTTATTATGGGAGTTTATATTAACCCGGTAAATCTTAAAAATTTAAAAAGCGAAGTAAAGAAAAACAAAGTCACAACATCGGCAATGTTAAGAGGACTATCTTGAAAAAGACTTGCGAGCAAGAGGGGGTGTATTATAAGATAAAGGAAACAGAAATAAAACCGAAACTGACACCTCTTAACTTGTTGTCAGGAATGCATCGTGAGTTAGTTAAAGTGATGTGAAAAATTAAGTGGTTTGATGATAATATTTTAACAAAACGGTATAATGAGTGTTGGCAACCAAGCATAATTTAAAATATTGAAAAATTAATATTATTAATA
This genomic interval from Candidatus Endomicrobiellum trichonymphae contains the following:
- a CDS encoding peptidoglycan D,D-transpeptidase FtsI family protein, whose amino-acid sequence is MLVLIILAVFFLLFAKLVYVQIFLHGKINEAVKRMVSRKNIKISKRGDILDSRGKILASSIEKYTVFLDPKIIEDFDKVKSILSENGIKVKEKSLNEFRKTSYVPVVFNIDADAVDRIKNEKLKGIGFESRYLRQYPEGRLLAHILGIIGSDGNGLEGIEKTCNESLSGDNIMTRAIRDGRGCIIQDEFIDKTRICGRNVKLNIDRTLQFIAEQELRRAFEKYKAKKAICIIQNPKTGKILAMVSLPDFNSSDKIKDLGILRNSAISDIYEPGSTFKIVAVAAALELGKVKFTDSFYLEDGKYKIAGHTIKDDHKIKGNASLSGIMEQSSNIGMIKIAQKLGSGNFYGYIRKFGFYSLTGVDLPGEARGLLKDVKNWNALSLPAISFGQGIGVTGLQMINAFSAIANDGVLMKPLVIENIGKADADTKAASTESAIAMHAMGTKEKTGNGMAEGVFEPKEIRRVVSIETARRVKKLLKSVVEFGTGRSAKISGYTVGGKTGTAQKVDPVLKTYSAKYYTVSFCGMVPAMEPEIVILVIIDEPKGSSYYAASVASPVFANIAKRVAEYLGIKKDDKNESSF